One Halocalculus aciditolerans DNA segment encodes these proteins:
- a CDS encoding MFS transporter — translation MTLLDRALWRNRRFRRFVAGQFATNAGDSLYTVAVLWVAFQLTGSTLVTGALNAILLLPWLLQVFAGPLVDRLPLRGVLVGSQVVQGVAVLVLPLAAVTGRLTVPVLFAVAPVLMLASLLMAPMETALLPRIVDDERLSGANAALSVVTLGLDMVFDALGGAFIAVLGATALFVADSATFAVAALLFAGVIVRPADAQREPVGSTEPTPTVRSALRSYAADLRAGVDIIRGSVFVELVVLTAVTNFAVGVALAVLPAFGDNLGGPAVYGLLLGALGIGRLLGSLVGPYVEDIPYGWVLASHALGAACWVAAALSPTAVAAVVLFGLAWVPAGASGVLTSTLNQRVFPADALGRVSATKGTLSGASLPLGSLLGGFAAETLGVTTTMAGAASGFAVTAGYVLLRTRLRRLPAVAAAEPEDFDVDAAETADRGEERGDPP, via the coding sequence GTGACGCTCCTCGACCGCGCGCTCTGGCGGAACCGCCGCTTCCGGCGGTTCGTCGCCGGGCAGTTCGCGACGAACGCCGGGGACAGCCTCTACACCGTCGCGGTGCTCTGGGTCGCCTTCCAGCTGACGGGGTCGACGCTCGTCACGGGCGCGCTGAACGCGATCCTCCTGCTCCCCTGGCTCCTCCAGGTGTTCGCCGGCCCGCTCGTCGACCGACTCCCGCTCAGGGGCGTCCTCGTCGGCTCACAGGTCGTTCAGGGCGTCGCCGTCCTCGTCCTCCCTCTCGCGGCGGTGACCGGCCGGCTGACCGTCCCCGTGCTGTTCGCCGTCGCCCCCGTCTTGATGCTCGCGTCGCTGCTGATGGCTCCGATGGAGACCGCACTCCTCCCGCGAATCGTCGACGACGAACGGCTGTCCGGCGCGAACGCCGCGCTCTCCGTCGTCACGCTCGGCCTCGACATGGTCTTCGACGCGCTCGGCGGGGCCTTCATCGCGGTGCTCGGCGCGACCGCGCTCTTCGTCGCCGATTCGGCGACCTTCGCCGTCGCCGCGCTCCTGTTCGCCGGCGTCATCGTCCGCCCGGCGGACGCCCAGCGTGAGCCTGTGGGGTCGACGGAGCCGACGCCGACGGTTCGTTCGGCGCTCCGCTCGTACGCCGCGGACCTACGGGCCGGCGTCGACATCATTCGCGGGAGCGTCTTCGTCGAGTTAGTCGTTCTGACCGCCGTGACGAACTTCGCCGTCGGCGTCGCGCTCGCCGTCCTCCCGGCGTTCGGCGACAACTTGGGCGGCCCCGCGGTCTACGGCCTCCTGCTGGGGGCGCTCGGAATCGGGCGGCTCCTCGGCTCCCTCGTCGGCCCGTACGTCGAGGACATCCCGTACGGCTGGGTGCTCGCCTCGCACGCGCTCGGCGCGGCCTGCTGGGTGGCGGCGGCGCTCTCCCCGACGGCCGTCGCCGCGGTCGTCCTGTTCGGTCTCGCGTGGGTTCCCGCGGGCGCGTCCGGCGTGCTCACGTCGACGCTGAACCAGCGGGTGTTCCCCGCCGACGCGCTCGGGCGGGTGTCCGCGACGAAGGGGACGCTGTCGGGGGCGTCCCTCCCACTCGGGTCGCTCCTCGGCGGGTTCGCCGCCGAAACGCTGGGCGTGACGACGACCATGGCGGGAGCCGCCAGTGGGTTCGCCGTCACGGCCGGCTACGTCCTCCTGCGGACGCGGCTCAGGCGGCTCCCCGCGGTCGCCGCGGCCGAACCAGAAGACTTCGACGTCGACGCCGCGGAGACAGCAGACCGGGGAGAGGAGAGGGGAGACCCGCCGTAG
- a CDS encoding VIT1/CCC1 transporter family protein: MFEALLGDEVERDAGRYLAEAVYGANDGIVTTFAVVAGVAGAGLSSSVVLILGVANLLADGFSMGMSNYLSQSSERDYEAAHDLTRTTSKSPRRTAAVTFAAFVLAGWTPLFPYVFGVPSAFSVSVGVTAAAFFLVGASRSFVTGRSWPRAGGEMLAVGLAAAGVAYVVGELLRGVA; the protein is encoded by the coding sequence ATGTTCGAAGCGCTGCTCGGCGACGAGGTCGAGCGCGACGCGGGTCGCTATCTCGCGGAGGCCGTCTACGGGGCGAACGACGGAATCGTGACGACGTTCGCGGTCGTCGCCGGGGTGGCGGGCGCGGGGTTGTCGTCGTCGGTCGTGCTCATTCTCGGCGTGGCGAACCTCCTCGCGGACGGGTTCTCGATGGGGATGAGCAACTACCTGAGTCAGTCCTCGGAGCGGGACTACGAGGCGGCGCACGACCTGACGCGGACGACGTCGAAGTCGCCGCGGCGGACGGCGGCGGTGACGTTCGCGGCGTTCGTGCTCGCGGGCTGGACGCCGCTCTTCCCCTACGTGTTCGGCGTCCCGTCGGCGTTCTCGGTGTCGGTCGGGGTGACGGCGGCGGCGTTCTTCCTCGTCGGGGCGTCGCGGTCGTTCGTCACGGGGCGGTCGTGGCCTCGGGCGGGCGGGGAGATGCTGGCGGTCGGGCTGGCGGCGGCGGGCGTGGCGTACGTCGTCGGCGAGCTCCTGCGCGGCGTGGCTTAG
- a CDS encoding DUF7333 family protein: protein MEFDFPRSVAPLVVIVAVATVALTSMMTASTVFMMVLPSMIVFSVVAFFFGMKHGEFRASP from the coding sequence ATGGAATTCGACTTCCCTCGCTCGGTGGCCCCACTCGTCGTGATCGTCGCCGTCGCGACCGTCGCGCTCACGAGCATGATGACCGCGTCGACGGTGTTCATGATGGTCCTGCCGTCGATGATCGTCTTCTCGGTCGTCGCGTTCTTCTTCGGGATGAAACACGGCGAGTTCCGCGCCAGCCCGTAG
- a CDS encoding SLC13 family permease, producing MDQRRVASLLAAVALTAGVTAAPTPAGLTPAGQYALATMAFAATLWVTGALPLAVTSLLVPALLGVLGVYSRFEDALSGFADPVVFLFLATFVLAAALQRHGLDRRVALRLVARFGSSPRRLVLGVMVTTAVLSMVVSNTATAAMMLPIAVGLVAELDAGDTDNLHVSLVLGTAYAASVGGVGTLVGTPPNAIAVATLRETLGVDVSFFDWLAVGLPVVAVTLPVVWAVLTYWLYPPRVADVSAARDAARAELAGLGPLDAAARRTAGVFLAVAVLWVLGGLGFLAADVLPDAWHVTLFGGSGPSVFDTVGHTGVLYYALVGLLAVPALVLLGCVDESDVFRGVDWPTLLLFGGGISLADALSDTHATEWLAAVVFDGLALPVFLALVALVVLVTVAFSELASNTATVAILAPVLVALGATVAPAYGLTAAAAGVTLVLAAAVGASFGFALPVATPPNAIAYGTGEVTRDQMLRAGLTLDVLFVPITTLLVTGVVALLLAVIAA from the coding sequence ATGGACCAGCGCCGCGTCGCCAGCCTCCTCGCCGCGGTCGCGCTCACGGCTGGCGTGACGGCCGCGCCGACGCCCGCCGGCCTCACGCCCGCCGGCCAGTACGCGCTCGCGACGATGGCCTTCGCCGCCACGCTCTGGGTCACGGGCGCGCTCCCGCTCGCCGTCACGAGCCTCCTCGTCCCCGCCCTCCTCGGCGTCCTCGGCGTCTACTCCCGCTTCGAGGACGCGCTCTCCGGGTTCGCCGACCCCGTCGTCTTCCTCTTCCTCGCGACGTTCGTCCTCGCGGCCGCGCTCCAGCGCCACGGCCTCGACCGCCGCGTCGCCCTCCGGCTCGTCGCGCGCTTCGGCTCCAGCCCCCGGCGGCTCGTCCTCGGCGTCATGGTCACGACCGCGGTCCTCTCCATGGTCGTCTCCAACACCGCCACCGCGGCGATGATGCTCCCCATCGCCGTCGGCCTCGTCGCCGAACTCGACGCAGGCGACACGGACAACCTCCACGTCTCCCTCGTCCTCGGAACCGCCTACGCCGCGTCCGTCGGCGGCGTCGGCACGCTCGTCGGCACACCGCCGAACGCAATCGCCGTCGCGACGCTCCGAGAGACGCTCGGCGTCGACGTCTCCTTCTTCGACTGGCTCGCCGTCGGCCTCCCCGTCGTCGCCGTCACCCTCCCCGTCGTCTGGGCCGTCCTCACCTACTGGCTCTACCCGCCGCGCGTCGCTGACGTCTCCGCCGCTCGCGACGCCGCGCGCGCCGAACTCGCCGGCCTCGGTCCGCTCGACGCGGCCGCGCGCCGCACCGCCGGCGTCTTCCTCGCCGTCGCCGTCCTCTGGGTGCTCGGCGGCCTCGGCTTCCTCGCCGCCGACGTCCTCCCGGACGCCTGGCACGTCACGCTCTTCGGCGGCAGCGGCCCCTCCGTCTTCGACACGGTCGGCCACACCGGCGTCCTCTACTACGCGCTCGTCGGCCTGCTCGCCGTCCCCGCGCTCGTCCTCCTCGGCTGCGTCGACGAAAGCGACGTCTTCAGGGGCGTCGACTGGCCGACGCTCCTCCTCTTCGGCGGCGGCATCAGCCTCGCCGACGCGCTCTCCGACACGCACGCGACCGAGTGGCTCGCCGCCGTCGTCTTCGACGGCCTCGCTCTCCCCGTCTTCCTCGCGCTCGTCGCGCTCGTCGTCCTCGTCACCGTCGCGTTCAGCGAACTCGCCTCGAACACCGCGACCGTCGCCATCCTCGCACCCGTCCTCGTCGCGCTCGGCGCGACCGTCGCCCCCGCCTACGGCCTCACCGCCGCGGCCGCGGGCGTCACCCTCGTCCTCGCCGCCGCCGTCGGCGCGTCCTTCGGGTTTGCCCTCCCCGTCGCCACCCCGCCGAACGCCATCGCCTACGGCACCGGCGAAGTCACCCGCGACCAGATGCTCCGCGCCGGCCTCACCCTCGACGTCCTCTTCGTCCCGATCACCACCCTCCTCGTCACCGGCGTCGTCGCCCTCCTCCTCGCCGTCATCGCCGCCTAA
- the purH gene encoding bifunctional phosphoribosylaminoimidazolecarboxamide formyltransferase/IMP cyclohydrolase encodes MSEFAIAGIAGNRGRNLRRIAATEPGDADVAVVVAASEDAPVLDADEFADTPTVVVERDEGESRESHEERLLDAIEGYDVDLVCLDGFMRVLTETFLDAAPTTLNVHPSLLPAFPGTDAHEQVLDAGVSVTGATVHVVTEELDGGPIVTQESVPVFPDDDADALKRRVLEDAEFAAYPRAVEWFATGDAAYENGTLTVDADEPGDFPTRRTVTEDKEDELRYGENPHQDAAVYRNRKSDEPSVVAADQLNEGAKGLSYNNYNDADGALDLIKEFDEPAAAVIKHTNPAGCATADTLAEAYEAALATDPMSAFGGIVALNRTCDAETAELVVDSFKEVVVAPGYTDDALSVLTSKKNLRVLDVGGDELGPGDVTERFTENDLVGGRLVQERDTWAPTEDDLEVVTDAEPTGEQVEAMLFAWKVLKHVKSNGVLFADGTETVGVGMGQVSRVDAVRLAAMKAEEHAEGKSADGAVMASDAFFPFPDGIEEAADAGISAVIQPGGSVNDDDVIEAANEEGIAMVFTGRRTFRHS; translated from the coding sequence ATGAGCGAGTTCGCTATCGCGGGTATCGCCGGAAACCGAGGGCGGAACCTCCGTCGCATCGCCGCGACGGAGCCGGGCGACGCCGACGTCGCCGTCGTGGTCGCCGCGAGCGAGGACGCGCCGGTGCTCGACGCCGACGAGTTCGCCGACACGCCTACCGTGGTCGTCGAGCGCGACGAGGGCGAGTCCCGGGAGTCTCACGAGGAGCGCCTCCTCGACGCCATCGAGGGGTACGACGTCGACCTCGTCTGCCTCGACGGCTTCATGCGCGTGCTCACGGAGACGTTCCTCGACGCCGCGCCGACGACGCTGAACGTCCACCCGAGCCTCCTCCCCGCCTTCCCCGGGACGGACGCGCACGAGCAGGTCCTCGACGCCGGCGTCAGCGTCACCGGCGCGACCGTCCACGTAGTGACGGAAGAACTCGACGGCGGCCCCATCGTCACGCAGGAGTCGGTCCCGGTCTTCCCGGACGACGACGCCGACGCGCTCAAGCGCCGCGTGCTCGAAGACGCCGAGTTCGCCGCCTACCCGCGCGCCGTCGAGTGGTTCGCGACCGGCGACGCCGCCTACGAGAACGGCACTCTCACGGTCGACGCCGACGAGCCCGGTGACTTCCCGACGCGACGAACCGTCACCGAGGACAAGGAAGACGAGCTCCGGTACGGCGAGAACCCCCATCAGGACGCCGCCGTCTACCGGAATCGAAAAAGCGACGAGCCGAGCGTCGTCGCCGCCGACCAGCTGAACGAGGGCGCGAAGGGGCTCTCCTACAACAATTACAACGACGCGGACGGCGCGCTCGACCTCATCAAGGAGTTCGACGAGCCGGCGGCAGCAGTGATTAAACACACGAACCCCGCGGGCTGCGCCACGGCGGACACGCTCGCCGAGGCCTACGAGGCCGCGCTCGCCACGGACCCGATGAGCGCCTTCGGCGGGATTGTCGCGCTCAACCGCACCTGCGACGCGGAAACCGCAGAGCTCGTCGTGGACTCCTTCAAGGAGGTCGTCGTCGCGCCCGGCTACACCGACGACGCGCTCTCCGTCCTCACGTCGAAGAAGAACCTGCGCGTGCTCGACGTCGGCGGCGACGAACTCGGCCCCGGCGACGTGACCGAGCGCTTCACGGAGAACGACCTCGTCGGCGGCCGCCTCGTCCAGGAACGCGATACCTGGGCCCCGACGGAGGACGACTTGGAGGTCGTGACGGACGCCGAGCCCACCGGCGAACAGGTGGAGGCGATGCTGTTCGCGTGGAAGGTCCTCAAGCACGTGAAGTCGAACGGCGTCCTCTTCGCCGACGGCACGGAGACGGTGGGCGTCGGCATGGGGCAGGTCTCCCGGGTGGACGCCGTCCGCCTCGCCGCGATGAAGGCCGAAGAGCACGCCGAAGGCAAGAGCGCCGACGGCGCGGTGATGGCCTCGGACGCCTTCTTCCCCTTCCCCGACGGCATCGAGGAAGCCGCCGACGCCGGTATTTCTGCGGTTATCCAGCCCGGCGGCTCCGTGAACGACGACGACGTCATCGAGGCCGCGAACGAGGAAGGCATCGCGATGGTCTTCACCGGCCGGCGCACCTTCCGCCACAGCTAA
- the folP gene encoding dihydropteroate synthase: MRYDEAANFLLDLQRYRPRAGTDATAALLDALGDPHEGPRYVQVAGSNGKGSTARLLERVLREAGLDVGLYTSPHFDDLRERVRVNGRVVPKSAVAAFARAAKPHVVDAAAAGRAPTFFETMTGLALWHFGREDVDVAVLEVGIGGKFDATSVVDPEAAAVTSVTLEHTGVLGDTVEEIATDKAHVAPENENALVTATTGDALDAVRAQAGDVLTVGPGGDVRTSYGGAVSPVESLVTVETEGFAVETRLPLLGAYQATNAGVAVALARQLADVDEATVARGLRNATWPGRFEVMGREPLVVLDGAHNPGACEALADTLAEFDGEYDDLHLVFGAMNDKDHAGMADALPTPASLYTCVPATQRSEDRDVLARVFGGRGVEDVHAISSVEAAVDRAVDAAGEDDLVLVTGSLYAVAEARARWTRTFTETDVDGLDDARAALERTDVTPPGVWRMRGKGVHRVVRTRVQKRQASYLKEELLSLGGECAISGLNDQVEGNLDVALMGTLAQFKRLCGKLDGQPYGLSVLADDLRDSLGIETGAGGDGTGGAGGADGEKPAYPWEDEGTAVMGILNCTPDSFHDGGEYAAVEDAVERAEEMVEAGADVVDVGGESTRPGAEPVAAEEEISRVVPVIERISDFDCLVSVDTMKAEVARAALEAGADILNDVTGLEDPAMRFVAAEYDAPLVVMHSLNAPVDPDESVDYDDVVDDVVAELRERVLLAEKAGVEEVIVDPGIGFAKSEGENFEILQRTDELHALGCPVLVGHSHKSMWAAADAYPDDGGYATVAGTALAADRGADIVRVHDVAENVAAVNAVEATKRGADADDT, translated from the coding sequence ATGCGATACGACGAGGCCGCTAACTTCCTTCTCGACCTCCAGCGCTACCGGCCGCGCGCCGGGACGGACGCGACCGCCGCGCTCCTCGACGCGCTCGGCGACCCACACGAGGGCCCGCGGTACGTGCAGGTCGCGGGGTCGAACGGGAAGGGGAGCACGGCGCGGCTGCTCGAACGCGTCCTCCGCGAGGCCGGTCTCGACGTCGGCCTCTACACGAGCCCGCACTTCGACGACCTCAGAGAGCGCGTGCGGGTGAACGGCCGCGTCGTCCCGAAGTCGGCGGTGGCGGCGTTCGCGCGCGCGGCGAAACCCCACGTCGTCGACGCGGCCGCGGCGGGGCGCGCGCCGACGTTCTTCGAGACGATGACGGGACTGGCGCTCTGGCACTTCGGCCGCGAGGACGTCGACGTCGCGGTGCTCGAAGTCGGCATCGGCGGGAAGTTCGACGCGACGAGCGTCGTCGACCCGGAGGCGGCGGCGGTGACGAGCGTGACGCTCGAACACACCGGCGTGCTCGGCGACACCGTCGAGGAGATCGCGACCGATAAGGCGCACGTCGCGCCAGAGAATGAGAACGCGCTGGTGACGGCGACGACGGGTGACGCGTTGGACGCGGTGCGCGCGCAGGCGGGCGACGTCCTCACCGTCGGCCCGGGCGGCGACGTGCGGACGAGCTACGGCGGCGCGGTCTCCCCGGTCGAATCCCTCGTGACGGTCGAGACCGAGGGGTTCGCGGTGGAGACGCGGCTGCCGCTCCTCGGCGCGTATCAGGCGACGAACGCGGGGGTGGCGGTGGCGCTCGCCCGCCAGCTCGCCGACGTGGACGAGGCGACGGTGGCGCGCGGCCTGCGGAACGCGACGTGGCCGGGGCGGTTCGAGGTGATGGGACGGGAGCCGCTCGTCGTGCTCGACGGCGCGCACAACCCCGGGGCGTGCGAGGCGCTCGCGGACACGCTCGCGGAGTTCGACGGCGAGTACGACGACCTCCACCTCGTGTTCGGCGCGATGAACGACAAGGACCACGCGGGGATGGCGGACGCGCTCCCGACGCCGGCGAGCCTGTACACGTGCGTCCCGGCGACGCAGCGCTCCGAGGACCGGGACGTGCTCGCGCGCGTCTTCGGCGGGCGCGGCGTCGAAGACGTCCACGCGATTTCGAGCGTCGAAGCCGCCGTCGACCGCGCCGTCGACGCCGCGGGCGAGGACGACCTCGTGCTCGTGACGGGGTCGCTGTACGCGGTCGCGGAAGCGCGGGCGCGGTGGACGCGGACGTTCACCGAGACCGACGTGGACGGCCTCGACGACGCGCGCGCCGCGCTGGAGCGGACGGACGTGACGCCGCCGGGCGTCTGGCGGATGCGCGGGAAGGGCGTCCACCGCGTCGTCAGAACGAGAGTCCAGAAGCGACAGGCCTCCTACCTCAAAGAGGAGCTGCTGTCGCTCGGCGGGGAGTGCGCCATCAGCGGGCTGAACGACCAAGTGGAAGGGAACCTCGACGTCGCGTTGATGGGGACGCTCGCGCAGTTCAAGCGGCTCTGCGGGAAGCTCGACGGGCAGCCGTACGGGCTGTCGGTCCTCGCCGACGACCTCCGTGACTCGCTCGGCATCGAAACGGGAGCCGGCGGTGATGGCACGGGCGGCGCGGGCGGCGCGGACGGTGAGAAGCCCGCGTATCCCTGGGAGGACGAGGGGACGGCGGTGATGGGCATTCTGAACTGCACGCCCGATTCGTTCCACGACGGCGGCGAGTACGCGGCGGTCGAGGACGCCGTCGAGCGAGCGGAGGAGATGGTCGAGGCGGGCGCGGACGTCGTCGACGTCGGCGGCGAGTCGACGCGGCCGGGCGCAGAGCCCGTCGCCGCGGAAGAAGAGATCTCGCGCGTCGTCCCGGTCATCGAGCGTATCAGCGACTTCGACTGCCTCGTCTCGGTGGACACGATGAAGGCCGAGGTCGCCCGCGCGGCGCTGGAGGCGGGCGCGGACATCCTGAACGACGTGACGGGCTTAGAGGACCCGGCGATGCGGTTCGTCGCCGCGGAGTACGACGCGCCGCTCGTCGTGATGCACTCGCTGAACGCGCCCGTCGACCCGGACGAATCCGTCGACTACGACGACGTCGTCGACGACGTCGTCGCCGAACTCAGAGAGCGCGTCCTCCTCGCGGAGAAGGCCGGCGTCGAAGAGGTAATCGTCGACCCCGGCATCGGCTTCGCGAAGAGCGAGGGCGAGAACTTCGAAATCCTCCAGCGGACCGACGAGCTCCACGCGCTCGGCTGCCCGGTTCTCGTCGGCCACAGCCACAAGTCGATGTGGGCGGCGGCGGACGCCTACCCCGACGACGGCGGGTACGCGACGGTCGCGGGCACCGCGCTCGCCGCCGACCGCGGCGCGGACATCGTCCGCGTGCACGACGTGGCGGAGAACGTCGCCGCCGTGAACGCCGTCGAGGCGACGAAGAGGGGAGCGGACGCCGACGACACGTGA
- a CDS encoding sensor histidine kinase encodes MDISGDIAAAALDSFEDSAAVLDADGVILGTNASWNDLGTRGGRPVPVSDVGVNYLDTCRDGGDYADRAAESINAILDGATETFRMEYPCHSPDRKQWFLMRADRFAVDDAAYALVTHTDVTERVAAELAANRRAERTLAVASYISHDLRNPLTIARGWLETVMDGGDPADLERVERALKRMDDMIGGAVDLLRVERDGIQKEPVDLDAVARSAWEFHAHAADTNAELVVDDAAELDASPELLDRLLANLFANARQHAGDDVTVTVGTMAADTPRADASARIGFYVEDDGPGIPVEQRQRVFEVGFTTVRGSTGLGLAFVREVAELHGWSVTVTESASGGARFEFRVRPETPRHETREIPE; translated from the coding sequence ATGGACATCTCCGGGGACATCGCAGCCGCCGCGCTCGACTCGTTCGAGGACTCCGCCGCGGTCCTCGACGCCGATGGCGTCATCCTCGGCACGAACGCCTCGTGGAACGACCTCGGCACCCGCGGCGGCCGCCCGGTTCCGGTGAGCGACGTCGGCGTGAACTACCTCGACACCTGCCGCGACGGCGGCGACTACGCGGACCGCGCCGCCGAGTCGATCAACGCGATTCTCGACGGCGCGACCGAGACGTTCCGCATGGAGTACCCCTGTCACTCGCCCGACCGGAAACAGTGGTTCCTCATGCGCGCCGACCGCTTCGCCGTCGACGACGCCGCCTACGCGCTCGTCACCCACACCGACGTCACCGAGCGCGTCGCCGCCGAACTCGCCGCGAACCGCCGCGCGGAGCGCACGCTCGCCGTCGCCAGCTACATCAGCCACGACCTCAGAAACCCCCTCACCATCGCGCGCGGCTGGCTCGAAACCGTCATGGACGGCGGCGACCCAGCCGACCTCGAACGCGTCGAACGCGCCCTCAAACGCATGGACGACATGATCGGCGGCGCGGTCGACCTCCTCCGTGTCGAACGCGACGGCATCCAGAAAGAACCCGTCGACCTCGACGCCGTCGCCCGCTCCGCCTGGGAGTTCCACGCCCACGCCGCCGACACGAACGCCGAGCTCGTCGTCGACGACGCCGCCGAACTCGACGCCTCCCCCGAACTCCTCGACCGCCTCCTCGCCAACCTCTTCGCCAACGCCCGCCAGCACGCCGGCGACGACGTCACCGTCACCGTCGGCACGATGGCTGCGGATACCCCGCGGGCTGACGCATCGGCTCGTATCGGGTTTTACGTCGAAGATGACGGCCCCGGCATTCCGGTGGAGCAACGGCAGAGGGTGTTCGAGGTGGGGTTCACGACCGTTCGCGGTTCGACGGGGCTCGGGCTCGCGTTCGTCCGGGAGGTCGCGGAGCTCCACGGGTGGAGCGTCACCGTCACCGAATCCGCGAGCGGCGGCGCGCGCTTCGAGTTCCGCGTTCGGCCGGAGACGCCGCGCCACGAGACCCGGGAGATTCCCGAGTAA
- the purB gene encoding adenylosuccinate lyase: MTDRGPLSAVSPLDGRYARYTEPLVPYASEKALMRARVEVEARYLLALADLDATPLDLDSEERDAVTAAHEEFDDGDADLVKRIETEGARGYSATNHDVKAVEYFLREHAPERAHSWIHFGLTSEDVNNLAYRLLLKPAVEAVLLPELREVRDSLVAFAHEHADTPMLARTHGQPATPTTFGKEMAVYASRLGRLVARIDAAAAGIAGKLAGASGTYAAHHVAYPDVDWRAFSREFVEDLGIEHAEPTTQVNPCDDLAAVFDALRGANDVLLDLDRDIWRYVSDGYLGQETTEGETGSSTMPHKVNPIDFENSEGNLSKANSDLVFLADYLTTSRLQRDLSDSTVKRNVGSAFAYCLLGYSKLRRGLGEIEPNPVAMREELEAHPELIGEAVQTILRREGHGDAYERVKALTRGRHVTLDDFHELFADLDVPDDVRAELEALAPETYLGVAADLARDA; the protein is encoded by the coding sequence ATGACCGACCGAGGCCCACTGTCCGCCGTGTCGCCCCTCGACGGCCGGTACGCGCGTTACACCGAGCCGCTCGTGCCGTACGCGAGCGAGAAGGCGCTCATGCGGGCGCGCGTCGAAGTCGAAGCCCGCTACCTCCTCGCGCTCGCCGACCTCGACGCCACCCCGCTCGACCTCGATAGCGAGGAACGCGACGCCGTCACCGCCGCCCACGAGGAGTTCGACGACGGGGACGCCGACCTCGTGAAGCGTATCGAGACGGAGGGCGCGCGCGGGTACAGCGCGACGAACCACGACGTGAAAGCCGTCGAGTACTTCCTCCGCGAGCACGCGCCCGAGCGCGCCCACTCGTGGATTCACTTCGGCCTGACGAGCGAGGACGTCAACAACCTCGCCTACCGCCTCCTGCTGAAGCCCGCCGTCGAGGCTGTCCTCCTCCCGGAACTCCGCGAGGTCCGGGATTCGCTCGTCGCGTTCGCCCACGAGCACGCGGACACGCCGATGCTCGCGCGCACCCACGGCCAGCCCGCGACGCCGACGACCTTCGGGAAGGAGATGGCCGTCTACGCCAGCCGCCTCGGCCGCCTCGTCGCGCGCATCGACGCTGCCGCCGCCGGCATCGCGGGGAAACTCGCCGGCGCGTCCGGCACCTACGCCGCCCACCACGTCGCCTACCCCGACGTCGACTGGCGCGCGTTCAGCCGCGAGTTCGTCGAAGACCTCGGCATCGAGCACGCGGAGCCGACGACGCAAGTCAATCCCTGCGACGACCTCGCCGCCGTCTTCGACGCGCTCCGCGGCGCGAACGACGTCCTCCTCGACCTCGACCGCGACATCTGGAGATATGTCTCGGACGGGTATCTCGGCCAGGAGACCACCGAAGGCGAGACCGGGAGCTCCACGATGCCGCACAAAGTGAACCCCATCGACTTCGAGAACTCCGAGGGGAACCTCTCCAAGGCGAACTCGGACCTCGTCTTCCTCGCCGACTACCTCACCACGAGCCGGCTCCAGCGCGACCTCTCCGACAGCACGGTCAAGCGCAACGTCGGGAGCGCGTTCGCGTACTGCCTCCTCGGGTACAGCAAGCTCCGGCGTGGATTAGGAGAGATCGAGCCGAACCCCGTCGCGATGCGCGAAGAGCTCGAAGCCCACCCGGAACTCATCGGCGAGGCCGTCCAGACGATCCTGCGCCGGGAGGGCCACGGCGACGCCTACGAGCGCGTGAAAGCCCTCACGCGCGGCCGGCACGTCACGCTCGACGACTTCCACGAGCTCTTCGCCGACCTCGACGTCCCCGACGACGTCCGCGCGGAACTCGAAGCGCTCGCGCCCGAGACCTACCTCGGCGTCGCCGCCGACCTCGCGCGAGACGCCTGA
- a CDS encoding class I SAM-dependent methyltransferase produces the protein MTGDDEADAAFRRAVRSGYDSLADAYAAQRDAGDDSPDLLDSLFDDLGAGARVLDLGCGAGDLVLDSLPDPVRGVGLDVSREQTRRARTHADRVVQGDMTALPFDADSFDAATAMYSIIHVPASEHPAVYAELARVLRPGGDAVVVTGHDAWTGANPDWLDANVEMRWSWPALAETKRALREAGLEVVEEADVADSLGGSFRHLRLSLDA, from the coding sequence ATGACGGGCGACGACGAAGCCGACGCCGCGTTCCGCCGGGCGGTCAGGAGCGGGTACGACTCGCTCGCGGACGCCTACGCCGCCCAGCGCGACGCGGGCGACGATTCGCCGGACCTCCTCGACTCGCTCTTCGACGACCTCGGCGCGGGCGCGCGCGTCCTCGACCTCGGCTGCGGCGCGGGCGACCTCGTCCTCGACTCACTCCCCGACCCGGTCAGGGGTGTGGGTCTCGACGTCTCCCGCGAGCAGACGCGGCGCGCGCGAACGCACGCCGACCGCGTCGTCCAGGGCGACATGACCGCGCTCCCGTTCGACGCCGACTCGTTCGACGCGGCGACCGCGATGTACTCGATAATCCACGTCCCCGCGAGCGAACACCCCGCCGTCTACGCGGAACTCGCGCGCGTCCTCCGGCCCGGCGGCGACGCCGTCGTCGTCACCGGCCACGACGCCTGGACAGGCGCGAACCCCGACTGGCTCGACGCGAACGTCGAGATGCGGTGGAGCTGGCCGGCCCTCGCGGAGACGAAGCGCGCGCTCCGCGAGGCGGGACTCGAAGTGGTCGAAGAAGCAGACGTCGCGGACTCGCTCGGCGGGAGTTTCCGCCACCTCCGCCTCTCGCTCGACGCCTGA